Genomic segment of Chitinophaga varians:
TTCCAGTGAATGCCAGATTGGAAGACCAGTCGTTACGTCCGCTGAGGTCCAGGAATACCAGGTCTTTATAAGAAAGGTTTACGTTGCCAAAGGCTGCCTGCAGCTGGCTGTGGTTCTCCGGTACGGTCTGGATAAGGCTGCCTGTGGTCATGTTCTGGAGGGTAAAGAAGTTAGCCACATAGAGATCGCCCAGGTAGCTGTCAGCGTTCATGCCTTTGGTACGGGTATCGTTGATGCTGGTACCTAACAGGGCATTCAGTTTGAAGTTGCCGATGTTGCGGTTCAGGTTCAGGATCAAATCACCATAGAACTGTGTGGTGGTGAGATTGCTCATGATATAACGGCCGTTGGCGCCGGAGAGTACGCCGTTGGTACCGGCATAAAACTGGCCATCGTAGGTATCGTTGGTACGGTCCATATTACCACGGGCCTGGAGGTACAGCCAGTCATTGAAGTCGTATTTGGCGCTGGCGTTGAAGAGCGTTCTGTTACGTACGGCCTGGCTGGTGTTTTTGTTAACGATCCAGTATGGGTTTTGTTGAACGTCTTCATTGAAAGGCCAGTTCTGCAGGTTAATCTGACGGGTCTCGTCAAATTTCATGTAGCTGTTTTTGAAAGGCGCCATATCGCGGCCTCTTGGGAACAGGTACAGACCGGTGAGCGGGTTGAAATACAAGCCGTTTACGGGGCCGTTGTCGAGCTTCTGGCTGATAATATTCACGTTACCGTCCAGCGTCAGCCTGTCATTCAGGAATTTAGCCGTCTCTCTGAAAGAGAAGTTATGACGGTTGAGGTCATTGCCCGGAATAACGCCTTTGGCATTGGTATTGGCGTAGGAGAAATATGTCTGTGCTTTCTCATTGCCGGCGGTAAAGTTGATGGAGTTGATCCAGGTATTACCATTACGGAAGAAGTCAGATACGTTGTCATGGGCGTTGGATATCTCCGGGCCCCAGCTTTGGGTGGAACCGTCTTTGGTGGCGCCGTAGGAATTCTGGAGCGCTGGTTTGTAGGCTACTTTGTCCAGTGTGAAACCGCTGGAGAATTCTACTTTGGCATTACCGGCTTTACCTTTTTTGGTAGTGATGAGGATAACACCGTTGGCTGCCTGGCTGCCGTACAGCGCGGATGCGGACGCGCCTTTCAGTACAGACACGCTTTCGATGTCGTCGGGGTTCATGTTGGAAATACCATCACCGCCATCACGGCCAGGGGTAAAGGTGGTGGTCCCGTCACCGCCCCAGGTGCTGTTAGGCTGTTGGGTGGAGTAGTTGGTCATCGGAATACCATCAATTACATACAGTGGCTGGTTGGTGCTTTGAGCTGATTTTGCACCGCGGAGGGTGACTTTAACGGAGCCTCCTACACCGGAACTGCTCCTGCTCACCGTGATACCGGCGGCTTTACCGGAGATAGAGTTCATGACGTTCGCGTCTTTGGCGGTAGTCAGCTCTTCATTGCCCAAACGCTGTGTGGAATAGGTGAGTGATTTAGCGGCTTTTTTCACACCGAGAGCGGTTACTACCAGCTCATTCAGTCCTTTTACGTTGTCATCCAGTCTTACATCAAGCGTAGCGCTGCTGCCAACGATTGCTTCATGTGAACCGAAGCCGATAGAGGAAAATACCAATACGTCACCGGCCTTGGCATTGAGATGATATTGGCCGTTGGCATTGGTTTGTGCGCCTTTGGTAGTACCTTTTACCTGAACGGAAACACCCGGTAGTGGCGCGCCTTTAGAATCACGCACCGTACCACTGATTTCCTTTTCCTGTAAAATGCTACGGAATGAAGCTGTGGGCGTATAAGTATAGCCGGCAGCCTTCGCATATGCATTGTCTGCTAATATGGAAGTGAGCGCCATTCCCGTTACAGCACACACTTTCATAAGGCGTAGGTTTTTTTTCATACTTGCCTTTTTTTTGGTTAATAATTGGTATTTAAATGTTGTGGATAAGATCTGCCTGTATCGCGTGCCTGCTGATACATTACGCTGTCACGTGCTTTCTGGAAAATACACTCCCCGTTAGCATGGCGAAAGCCATCCTTTACCACTTGTTTTTTATAAGTTGACGTGGTTTGTTAGCACAGGTATCCCCTTCGGAAACGCCTTGCGCTTTTGCGGCGCTGCTTCCGTTATAGTTTGTCGTGCCTGTTTTTCTTACATGAAACTTTTATTTTGAATGATATTACCTCGCTAATGTTTTCATTTGGATGAGCGCATCATAAGCGCTACAGGAAGGAAGTCGTATGTTAATTGAAATGGTACTACAGTAAATAAAAAAAAATTACGAATTACGAATTACGAATTACGAATTACGAATTACGAGCTTCCTTATGGAAAGTATACTTACTGACCTCTCCATAAAAAAGCCCTTAATTGTAATTCGTAATTTGTAATTCGTAATTTATTTGGTGTCCCACCATAGTTGCGTGCCGCCATTGTCGTCACCATTCAGCATTTTTTTTGCGCGTAGCAATGCTTTGGGATTAGTGACCTGCTCAATCTGCGGAAACGGCAGGCGGCGAATGAACTTCTCGGTATTGATGGTATTATTGCTGTTGTTGATGACGACAGGAAATAATTTCGGATAACCAGTCCTGCGGAATTCGCTCCATGCTTCAGTCCCTTCGGGGAACATGGCGATCCACTTCTGTGTGATAATACGCTCCAGCTTCTCTTCGTCCGATGCTCCCTCGTTCCATTTAATGGTAATGGTACTGAGATGTTTGTTGCCGGCGGGCACATTGTTGTCCCTGTTGACCGGATCTACATAAGGCGCTGGTTTGCTGGTATCGTTTTGCAGATAGTCGTTGACTGTCGTTAAACCGTATTGGCTGAATGACGTGCTGACGCCCTTCTCATAGTTGTAGGCGGCGCTGCCGGCGCCGTCCCAACCGTTCAGCGATGCTTCTGCTTTGAGGAACCACGCTTCTGCTGCGGCCATGTACTGGATTTTGTTGTCCAGCATGGTGATCTTGGAATAACCGGTATATTGTTCTTTCAGCGAGATACGTATGCCGTTGCGGATGCCACGGTATACGTTTGCGCCTTCATCGGTATGCACAAAGTAACGGGGCAGCCGCGGATCATTATACCCGGTGAGGATGGATTCCATCGGCGCGCTCATGCGCAGATCTGCCCAGGTATAACACATGATGTTGAGCGGATGGGTGACGGGAGAAATATCTACGGCGAAATTTTCTTTGGCATCCTGCAACAAACCCAACGGATGTTTCAACGCTGCTTCACCTTCTTTCCGGGCCTTGTCTTTATCTGCGCCGTTGATGCGGATGGCCAGCCGCAGCCGCAACGTGTTGGCGAACTTTATCCATTTGGTATAATCGCCTTTGTATACGAGGTCGAACGCCTGGAAGCGTTGTGGATTACCGGCATTGACGTAGTTTGTCAACAGGTTGATAGCGGTGTCCAGGTCATGAAAAAAACGATAGTACACATCCCGCTGGGAATCGTATTCAAACGTGTTCTCCTTGTTGGTATCTCCGAAATGGCTGTAGATAATAGGGCCGTAGGTGTCGCTGATACGGTGCATGGCCTCCACTTTCATGATGGTGGCCCAGGCATAAAAGTCAGGATACTTGTCACCGGACTTCTCCTGTGCAAATACACAGGGCTTCATCACCCAGTGGTACACTTCGTTCCAGGGATAGTTGTTCCAGATATAGAGCAGCCCGTAATTCATATTGTTGATATTGCCTTCAAACGGCGTGGGCGACATCATGTACCCTGAAAAAATATCCGCGTTGAGGTTCTGTTGAAGCTGCGCTGTCGGAGGATCATTGTAATGTATCAGGTATAGCTGGGCTTGTGTGATGGGAGCGCCCATCAGCTGAAAATCACCTTTCAGGTCTGCCTCCGTAAAATCATAAGGGTTTTTGTTGATATCGGTGAATTTGCCGGTACAACCACTGCCCAATGCCAGGAGGGCGATAACCAGTAAGAAGTTACAGAACCGTTTGTGCATGGTAGTTAGTTTTACAATCCGAATTTCAGGTTAATGCCCATACTGCGTAAGGGCGGCAGTCCAAATACGTCTACACCCTGCAGGCCATTGCCGGAGCCCATCGACACGTCCGGGTCAAAAGGTGCGTTAAGCTTAAAGAAAAAGAGGTTCCTTCCGATAACGCCTACCCGCATAGTGCGCAGCCATTTCCATTTGAGTGGTACCAGGTAGCTGAGGCTCAGCTCCCGGAGCCGGATATTGGTGGCATCGTACATATACATTTCCCCGATGCCGGAACGGCCGCCGATGATGGTGTAATAGTTAACAGGATCTATCTTGCCGGTGTAGGGCGTGCCGTCCGCCAGTGCGGCGTTGAGTGTCACACCGCCGTTATCGCGGGCTTTGGCGGTTGCCTCGCTCACGCCGTAGTAGTCCAGTACGGCCTGTGTAACGCTCATCACTTTACCCCCGAAACGGGCGTCTATCAGAAAACCGACAGTGAAATTGCGGTAGTAGATGTTGTTGTTCCATCCCAGCATGAAATCAGGGTTCGGATTACCGACTTTCTTAAACGCGGGAACGGTGGACAGCTTCCCGTTTTCATCCACGATGATCTGGCCCTGGCTGTTCCGTTTCAGTTCTTTGTTGGAATAAATATCACCCCAGGAACCGCCTTCCTGTATGAAGGAACCGAACATGTTCACACCGAAGTCGGTAAGGGTGAACATGTTACTGGTATCGGCGCCGGCGATGTTGTTGTTGCTCAGCTGCAATACCTTGTTGCGGTTGGTGGAAAAGTTAATGGTGCTGGTCCAGCTGAAACCCTTTTCCTGTACAGGTGTTACGCTGATAGATGCTTCCAGTCCCTTGTTTTGGATATTGCCCATATTGAGGTAATAGGTCATAAATCCGGAACCGGGAGGGGCGGGCACTTCCATGTATTGTTTATAGTTGTTGTTTTTGTAGACGGTGATGTCTGCATTGAGCCTGTTGTTGAACAGGTGTACTTCCAGGCCTGCTTCAAAGGAATGGTTGTCTTCCGGCTCCAGGTGTATACCGGGATAGGGTGTACGTAAATTGAGCAGCACCCTGCTGACGCCGGCGGTGGTCTGCATGGTGAAGGGTGCAGGGTTGGAAGCATAGCTGGCAATGTCATTGCCTACTTTAGCGTAGGAGAGACGGGTGCGCAGCAGGTTGACGACCTTCGGCATTTTAAACATATCGGTCCATATGGCCGACAGGCCGGCTGAATAATAGAAGTATCCTTTGTTGAGGGTGGGAGTGAAGGCAAAAGTGCTGGACCAGTCATTACGTCCGGTAAGATCGAGGAACAGGAAGTTTTTGATGCCCAGCTGGGCGTTGCCGAAGATGGCCTGCAGCTGTTTCTGTTCCACGGAATGCCGTGCGTCGAGTGATTTTTCAGCGATATTGGACAGTGAGAATTTATTGGGGTAGTTAAGGCCCGGCTCTGCATTGGGATTGGCGCCGTTGAAAGAGCGTTCATGCGCTTTGAGATCGGTGATGCTGGCGCCCACATTACCGGCGAGGTGTAGCCAGGAATTTACTTTTCCGCTGGCATTGGCCATGATATCGGCATATAACTGCGTATTGAATTCCTTTTCAAGTATGTAACGGCCATTGGAGTCAGAAAGCACGCGCTGCGTGCCGGCATAGGCTTCCAGTTCGTACTGGTCCAGCGATTTGTCGAAGCTGGCGCGTCCCTTGAAGGAGAGCCAGTTGTTGAGCTGATAGTTGAGCGCCAGGGAGGCCATGCCCCGGTAACGGGCGTCCAGGCGGCGGTTGCGCAGCAGGGCCCACATGGGGTTCTGCTGGTCGTCCTGTCCTATCCAGCCTTTGTCGCTGCGGATGTTCCACCAGTTCTGCAGGTACAGGCTCCGTTTGGCATCATAGTATTCAAACTGGTTTTTATAGGCGTCGAAATCGAGGCCGCGCGGGAACACGTACAGGCCGGAAATAGGGCTGTAGTATAGTCCGGACGACAGGCGGTTGATCGATGACTGCGCCAGGAAAGAGGCATTGGCGTCCATCACCAGCTTGTTGTTGAGCAGCCGGAGGGTTTCGCGGAAATTGATGGTATGCCGGTTGAACTTATTGGTGGGGAGGATGCCTTTGTTGGTGGTGTTGGCGTAGGAGAAATAGGTTTGGGCCGTTTCAGTGCCGCCGCTGAAGGAGATGGTGTTGATCCAGGTGGCGCCGGTATTGTAGAAGTCTTTTACATGATCGGGCGACTGTACGGGAGCGCCCCAGCTGCCAAGGGAACCTGGCTTGGGCTGGTTGACGGAATCATAGGGCGGCTGTGTTTGTCCGTAACGGTATTGTAGCTTCGGCAGCAATGACGGTGTTTCGATGGTGAAGTCGGATGACACGTCGATGCGGCTTCTGCCGGCTTTGCCTTTTTTGGTGATGATGAGAATAACGCCGTTGGCGGCCTGGCTGCCGTACAGGGCGGCGGCGGAGGCGCCTTTGAGGATGCTGATGCTTTCGATATCGTCCGGGTTGATATTGGAGATGCCATCGCCGCCATCGCGGCCGCCGCCGCCGATGGTATTGTTGGCCTGGCCCCATACGTCCTGTGGCTGTGAAGGGGTGTAGTTGGCATAAGGTACGCCGTCAACGATGTACAAAGGCTGGTTTTCGCGGGTGGATTTATTCCCGCGCAGTACTACCCTGACGGTGCCGCCGATACCGGAGGCATTGCGGGTAATGCATACACCGGCTGCTTTACCGGCGATGCTGTTCATGAAATTAGCGTCTTTAACGAGTGATACGTCGTCGCCGTCCAGCTGCTGGGCGGAATAAGGCAGTTCCCTCGATTTTTTTGGTATGCCCAGGGCGGTAACGATCAGTTCCCCCAGTGCTTTAATGTTGTCGTGAAGCGTGATGTTAAGTTGACTGTTGGTGCCTACAGTTACTTCGCGTGTCAGATATCCTACGTAGCTGAATAACAAAACATCGCCCGGGCTGGCGTCAATGCTAAACCCTGCGTCGGCGTCTGTTTGTGTTCCTTTGTTGCTGTTCCTGATTTGAACGGTTACTCCCTGAAGCGGCGTGCCTTTACTATCGCGTACGGTACCGGTGATTGTTCTTTCCAGTGAAACGTGCTTTAACAGGTCAACGGTTTGTGTGCCACCTGTGTCAATGTCGGCTCCTACTATTATTTTGTTGTTGATACGGGTAAACTTCAATCCGGTTTGTGCTGATAACAACGCCAGAACGTCTTCTACGGGTGTTTTGGTGCAGTTGAGCGTAACCTTTTTTTTCAGGTTAAGATCAGTTTTATCGTAGTGGAAGTTCAGTCCGGTTTTGACCGATATTTCGGTCATCACGTCTTCCAGGTTTTTGTTTTTTGCCTGGATACTGACAACAATCGTGGATGGCGGCTGCTGTGTTTGGGCAAACGCGCTACTCAGGGTGTTCAAGCTACCGGCCAGCAGCAATGTCAGCATTAACCCCATGCATATCAACCATGTCATGGGGTAAGGCTTTACCCTCATAGAGTCTATTTTTTATTTACAAGATAAACGGTGTCTTTTTTAATGGTATATGATAAGGATTTGGCGATACAGATAATGTCCATTACTTCGGATAGGCTTTCATTTCTGAAATTGCCGGTATAATTCCATGCTGTTTTATTGCTTTCATTGACAACGGTCACCCCATAACGGTTTTCTATGCCGGTCACTATTTCGGTATAGGGTGCATCTTTAAATACGAGGTAGCCTTGTTTCCAGCTGGTCACTTCTTCCGGTTTGGTGAAGGATGATTTGATCATGCTCAGCAATTGCCGGTCGAAACTTATTTGTTCGCTGGGGAGCAGCACAATGGAGCCGTTGGATTGGCTGCTCTTTAGCTGGTCTATTTTTACCTTGCCGGTAAGCAGGGCAACGGTGACTTTGTTTTCGGCGCTGTAGGCGCGGATATTGAAGCTGGTGCCCAATGCGGTGGTGGCCAGTTCGGGAGTGCGTACCACGAAATGGCGGCTGGCGTCGGGTGCGGCGCTGAAGAAGGCTTCACCTTCGTCGAGGTATACGCTTCTTTCGCCGGCACTGAAATGTTCCGGATAACGCAGTTTACTGTTGGCATTCAATGCCACGGTGCTGCCGTCTTCCAGTTTGATATTTTCCTGATGACCTTTGAGCGTAGTGATTTCCACAAAGCCGTCTCTGACCATGCGGTTGCTGCCGGTGGCCGGGTGATGGGCCAGCGGTGCGTCAGTGGGAGTGGCAGCGTGCCGGTTGCTGTTAAACCAGAACAGGCCTGCTGCCAGTATAACGGCAGCAGCAGCGGCGCCGGATATCAGCCATGGCCGCATGCGGCGCACACGGGGCGCCGGCGTGATCTGTTCCTGGATACGCAGCTTCACTTCTTCCAGCTCCAGATCAAGCGTATGCTCGTCTGCAATGGAAGACTGGTGGGCATTGATCTGTTCAAACCACTGTTCTATGATTTTCGCTTCCTCCGGTGAGCAGTCCCCCTGTTGATATCGCTCCAGCAATATTTTTATCTGTTCTGTGTCCACCTGATAGCGTTTTTGGATGATAATAAGTCGTGGTAACGTGGAATTAGTACCATGGCAATACAGCAGTATTTTTATGAAAATTAACGGTTGGCGGTAAAAATCAAGGAAATAACGAGTAAAATAACGTCTGTCTGCGCATAGCTGGCCCGTAATATTTTGAGGGCTTTGGTGATCTGGTTTTTTACCGTCTGCTGGGACAGGCCCAGGTGGGTAGAGATCTGTTCTATAGAGAGATTTTCAAATCTGCTTAACATGAAAATTTCCTTCATCTTCTCCGGCAGGTGATTGATCGCCTCAAACAATTCCTGTGATCTGGCTTTGTAATCCACGGCGTCCTCCACAGAGTGCGGCTGTGCGTCAAAATGTTCAATCAGCTGCT
This window contains:
- a CDS encoding SusC/RagA family TonB-linked outer membrane protein, which gives rise to MKKNLRLMKVCAVTGMALTSILADNAYAKAAGYTYTPTASFRSILQEKEISGTVRDSKGAPLPGVSVQVKGTTKGAQTNANGQYHLNAKAGDVLVFSSIGFGSHEAIVGSSATLDVRLDDNVKGLNELVVTALGVKKAAKSLTYSTQRLGNEELTTAKDANVMNSISGKAAGITVSRSSSGVGGSVKVTLRGAKSAQSTNQPLYVIDGIPMTNYSTQQPNSTWGGDGTTTFTPGRDGGDGISNMNPDDIESVSVLKGASASALYGSQAANGVILITTKKGKAGNAKVEFSSGFTLDKVAYKPALQNSYGATKDGSTQSWGPEISNAHDNVSDFFRNGNTWINSINFTAGNEKAQTYFSYANTNAKGVIPGNDLNRHNFSFRETAKFLNDRLTLDGNVNIISQKLDNGPVNGLYFNPLTGLYLFPRGRDMAPFKNSYMKFDETRQINLQNWPFNEDVQQNPYWIVNKNTSQAVRNRTLFNASAKYDFNDWLYLQARGNMDRTNDTYDGQFYAGTNGVLSGANGRYIMSNLTTTQFYGDLILNLNRNIGNFKLNALLGTSINDTRTKGMNADSYLGDLYVANFFTLQNMTTGSLIQTVPENHSQLQAAFGNVNLSYKDLVFLDLSGRNDWSSNLAFTGNGSYFYPSAGLSFMLHQLFNMPEPVSYAKLRGSYAVVGNTVPWYVTNPLNRLGQVGGTFLFNNQAPFKELKPEKTKSLEIGTEWRFLNNRLNFDFTYYKTNTTNQYFQIAVPPGTGYSFRFINAGNIQNSGIEVVLGYNVIQSGKFTWNTTLNYSKNKNEVIELADNIDQFILTPAGSNTFASIMAKGGSYGDIYGKTLKRDESGRVIIGSDGTPLVTSDLVFVGNSNPKWQGGWNNRFTYNDFTLSFLIDGKFGGKVMSMTEAVLDKYGVSERTGAARKAGGVTIDGINESTKQPVTKVDAEKWYGTIGGRDGVSGEYMYDATVVRLRELSLGYGVPSRALGHGFVKSLRFSLVGRNLWYISKKAPYDPEIALSTGNGLSGVDMFGMPATRSFGFNLNVGF
- a CDS encoding SusD/RagB family nutrient-binding outer membrane lipoprotein — translated: MHKRFCNFLLVIALLALGSGCTGKFTDINKNPYDFTEADLKGDFQLMGAPITQAQLYLIHYNDPPTAQLQQNLNADIFSGYMMSPTPFEGNINNMNYGLLYIWNNYPWNEVYHWVMKPCVFAQEKSGDKYPDFYAWATIMKVEAMHRISDTYGPIIYSHFGDTNKENTFEYDSQRDVYYRFFHDLDTAINLLTNYVNAGNPQRFQAFDLVYKGDYTKWIKFANTLRLRLAIRINGADKDKARKEGEAALKHPLGLLQDAKENFAVDISPVTHPLNIMCYTWADLRMSAPMESILTGYNDPRLPRYFVHTDEGANVYRGIRNGIRISLKEQYTGYSKITMLDNKIQYMAAAEAWFLKAEASLNGWDGAGSAAYNYEKGVSTSFSQYGLTTVNDYLQNDTSKPAPYVDPVNRDNNVPAGNKHLSTITIKWNEGASDEEKLERIITQKWIAMFPEGTEAWSEFRRTGYPKLFPVVINNSNNTINTEKFIRRLPFPQIEQVTNPKALLRAKKMLNGDDNGGTQLWWDTK
- a CDS encoding SusC/RagA family TonB-linked outer membrane protein encodes the protein MTWLICMGLMLTLLLAGSLNTLSSAFAQTQQPPSTIVVSIQAKNKNLEDVMTEISVKTGLNFHYDKTDLNLKKKVTLNCTKTPVEDVLALLSAQTGLKFTRINNKIIVGADIDTGGTQTVDLLKHVSLERTITGTVRDSKGTPLQGVTVQIRNSNKGTQTDADAGFSIDASPGDVLLFSYVGYLTREVTVGTNSQLNITLHDNIKALGELIVTALGIPKKSRELPYSAQQLDGDDVSLVKDANFMNSIAGKAAGVCITRNASGIGGTVRVVLRGNKSTRENQPLYIVDGVPYANYTPSQPQDVWGQANNTIGGGGRDGGDGISNINPDDIESISILKGASAAALYGSQAANGVILIITKKGKAGRSRIDVSSDFTIETPSLLPKLQYRYGQTQPPYDSVNQPKPGSLGSWGAPVQSPDHVKDFYNTGATWINTISFSGGTETAQTYFSYANTTNKGILPTNKFNRHTINFRETLRLLNNKLVMDANASFLAQSSINRLSSGLYYSPISGLYVFPRGLDFDAYKNQFEYYDAKRSLYLQNWWNIRSDKGWIGQDDQQNPMWALLRNRRLDARYRGMASLALNYQLNNWLSFKGRASFDKSLDQYELEAYAGTQRVLSDSNGRYILEKEFNTQLYADIMANASGKVNSWLHLAGNVGASITDLKAHERSFNGANPNAEPGLNYPNKFSLSNIAEKSLDARHSVEQKQLQAIFGNAQLGIKNFLFLDLTGRNDWSSTFAFTPTLNKGYFYYSAGLSAIWTDMFKMPKVVNLLRTRLSYAKVGNDIASYASNPAPFTMQTTAGVSRVLLNLRTPYPGIHLEPEDNHSFEAGLEVHLFNNRLNADITVYKNNNYKQYMEVPAPPGSGFMTYYLNMGNIQNKGLEASISVTPVQEKGFSWTSTINFSTNRNKVLQLSNNNIAGADTSNMFTLTDFGVNMFGSFIQEGGSWGDIYSNKELKRNSQGQIIVDENGKLSTVPAFKKVGNPNPDFMLGWNNNIYYRNFTVGFLIDARFGGKVMSVTQAVLDYYGVSEATAKARDNGGVTLNAALADGTPYTGKIDPVNYYTIIGGRSGIGEMYMYDATNIRLRELSLSYLVPLKWKWLRTMRVGVIGRNLFFFKLNAPFDPDVSMGSGNGLQGVDVFGLPPLRSMGINLKFGL
- a CDS encoding FecR family protein, encoding MDTEQIKILLERYQQGDCSPEEAKIIEQWFEQINAHQSSIADEHTLDLELEEVKLRIQEQITPAPRVRRMRPWLISGAAAAAVILAAGLFWFNSNRHAATPTDAPLAHHPATGSNRMVRDGFVEITTLKGHQENIKLEDGSTVALNANSKLRYPEHFSAGERSVYLDEGEAFFSAAPDASRHFVVRTPELATTALGTSFNIRAYSAENKVTVALLTGKVKIDQLKSSQSNGSIVLLPSEQISFDRQLLSMIKSSFTKPEEVTSWKQGYLVFKDAPYTEIVTGIENRYGVTVVNESNKTAWNYTGNFRNESLSEVMDIICIAKSLSYTIKKDTVYLVNKK
- a CDS encoding RNA polymerase sigma factor translates to MFSSYSDNQLVSLLKSDDSAAFNAIYDRYSKMLYLFIYSKLEAGEISKDVLQDLFVSLWEKRHSLVLKESLKSYLYQAARHKIIDIYRKNATYRKYLQQLIEHFDAQPHSVEDAVDYKARSQELFEAINHLPEKMKEIFMLSRFENLSIEQISTHLGLSQQTVKNQITKALKILRASYAQTDVILLVISLIFTANR